One region of Cygnus atratus isolate AKBS03 ecotype Queensland, Australia chromosome 25, CAtr_DNAZoo_HiC_assembly, whole genome shotgun sequence genomic DNA includes:
- the FZD2 gene encoding frizzled-2 — protein sequence MRGPPGTALPALLGLLLGLSAPGRGQLHGEKGISIPDHGFCQPISIPLCTDIAYNQTIMPNLLGHTNQEDAGLEVHQFYPLVKVQCSLELKFFLCSMYAPVCTVLEQAIPPCRSICERARQGCEALMNKFGFQWPERLRCENFPRHGAEQICVGQNHSEDGSSPALLTSATPPAGQGTPGAPRYATLDHPFHCPRALKVPSYLNYKFLGEKDCAAPCEPARPDGHMFFNEDEIRFARIWILIWSVLCCASTFFTVTTYLVDMQRFRYPERPIIFLSGCYTMVSVAYIAGFVLEERVVCNERFQEDGYRTVVQGTKKEGCTILFMMLYFFSMASSIWWVILSLTWFLAAGMKWGHEAIEANSQYFHLAAWAVPAVKTITILAMGQIDGDLLSGVCFVGLNNIDPLRGFVLAPLFVYLFIGTSFLLAGFVSLFRIRTIMKHGGTKTEKLERLMVRIGVFSVLYTVPATIVIACYFYEQAFREHWERSWISQNCKSLAIPCPLHFTPRMSPDFTVYMIKYLMTLIVGITSGFWIWSGKTLHSWRKFYTRLTNSKQGETTV from the coding sequence ATGCGGGGTCCCCCCGGCACGGCGCTGCccgccctgctggggctgctgctggggctgagcgcGCCCGGCCGGGGCCAGCTGCACGGCGAGAAGGGCATCTCCATCCCCGACCACGGCTTCTGCCAGCCCATCTCCATCCCGCTCTGCACCGACATCGCCTACAACCAGACCATCATGCCCAACCTGCTGGGCCACACCAACCAGGAGGACGCGGGGCTGGAGGTGCACCAGTTCTACCCGCTGGTCAAGGTGCAGTGCTCGCTGGAGCTCAagttcttcctctgctccatgTACGCGCCCGTCTGCACGGTGCTGGAGCAGGCCATCCCGCCCTGCCGCTCCATCTGCGAGCGCGCCCGCCAGGGCTGCGAGGCCCTGATGAACAAATTCGGATTCCAGTGGCCGGAGCGGCTGCGCTGCGAGAACTTCCCCCGGCATGGGGCCGAACAGATCTGCGTGGGGCAGAACCACTCGGAGGACGGCAGCTCACCGGCGCTGCTCACCAGCGCCACGCCGCCGGCCGGCCAGGGCACGCCGGGCGCCCCCCGCTACGCCACCCTCGACCACCCCTTCCACTGCCCACGGGCGCTGAAGGTGCCCAGCTACCTCAACTACAAGTTCCTGGGCGAGAAGGACTGCGCAGCGCCCTGCGAGCCCGCCCGCCCCGACGGCCACATGTTCTTCAACGAGGACGAGATCCGCTTCGCCCGCATCTGGATCCTCATCTGGTCCGTGCTGTGCTGCGCCTCCACCTTCTTCACCGTCACCACCTACTTGGTGGACATGCAGCGCTTCCGCTACCCCGAGCGGCCCATCATCTTCCTCTCGGGCTGCTACACCATGGTGTCGGTGGCCTACATCGCCGGCTTCGTGCTGGAGGAGCGGGTGGTCTGCAACGAGCGCTTCCAGGAGGACGGCTACCGCACGGTGGTGCAGGGCACCAAGAAGGAGGGCTGCACCATCCTCTTCATGATGCTCTACTTCTTCAGCATGGCCAGCTCCATCTGGTGGGTCATCCTCTCCCTCACCTGGTTCCTGGCCGCCGGCATGAAGTGGGGCCACGAGGCCATCGAGGCCAACTCGCAGTACTTCCACCTGGCCGCCTGGGCCGTGCCGGCCGTCAAGACCATCACCATCCTGGCCATGGGGCAGATCGACGGGGACCTGCTGAGCGGCGTCTGCTTCGTGGGGCTCAACAACATCGACCCGCTGCGGGGCTTTGTGCTGGCCCCGCTCTTCGTCTACCTCTTCATCGGCACCTCCTTCCTGCTGGCTGGCTTCGTCTCCCTCTTCCGCATCCGCACCATCATGAAGCACGGCGGCACCAAAACCGAGAAGCTCGAGCGGCTGATGGTGCGCATCGGCGTCTTCAGCGTCCTCTACACCGTGCCGGCCACCATCGTCATCGCCTGCTACTTCTACGAGCAGGCGTTCCGCGAGCACTGGGAGCGCAGCTGGATCAGCCAGAACTGCAAGAGCCTGGCCATCCCCTGCCCGCTCCACTTCACGCCCCGCATGAGCCCGGACTTCACCGTCTACATGATCAAGTACCTCATGACTCTCATCGTGGGCATCACCTCGGGCTTTTGGATATGGTCGGGCAAAACCCTGCACTCGTGGAGGAAGTTCTACACGCGGCTCACCAACAGCAAGCAGGGCGAGACGACGGTGTGA